The sequence TGAAGATCCTGCACAAATAAGCAAGGATAAGGAATGGATGACAATTATATACGTTGACCAATTGACACTCTCCGGAGGTGGTACCTTGGATGGCCAAGGAGCCAAAGCTTGGACCCAAAATGAATGTCGTGTAAAAACCGAATGCAGCAAACTTCCAAATGTGAGCCAGCTTTTACAACATTGAATACATACCTATGAATGTTTTGCCAACGATACACGAGTTCAATTAGTAATCTGATTGTTGTGCCTTTTTTAACTTGAAATTGCAGACTTTGAGCTTGAATTTCGTCAACAACACTGTCATCCGCGACCTAACTTCTTTGAACAGCAAACTGTTTCACGTGAATCTTTTCGGATGCAACAATATAACATTCCAACACTTCACAATCACAGCACCTGGGGACAGTCCCAACACTGATGGTATTCACATTGGACATTCCACTGGAGTAGTCATCACGGATTCAAACATAGGAACCGGGGACGATTGCATCTCAATTGGCGATGGTGCCAAACAAGTTAACATAAGCAAAGTGACATGTGGACCTGGCCATGGAATCAGTGTTGGAAGTCTTGGAAGGTATGACAATGAACTGCCTGTTGAGGGTATCTTTGTTACCGACTGCACCATCTCCGGTACTTTAAATGGTGTAAGAGTAAAGAGCTGGCCAGCTTCTAAAAGTGGCAGTGCCACCAATATGCACTTTGAAGGTATTATCATGCAAAATGTCAGCAATCCAGTGATCATTGATCAAGAATATTGCCCAAACAACCAATGCACAAACACTGTAAGTTAAAAAACATGCATGCTAAGACAATCAAATTCTAAACTGCATTTCTTTTCGAGCtaatttttttctctcctcGTTCTTTTGATTTACAGGCCCCATCAAGTGTTAAGATTGCTCAGGTCAGCTTCAAGAACATCACTGGCACTTCAGCAACACCAGCTGTTGTGACTCTTCTTTGCAGTAAGAGTATCCCATGCGAGGGTGTAGAGGTTGCTGACATTGACTTGGCATACAATGGCAATCAAGGGAATGTGTCAAGCAATTGTGCCAATGTGAAGCCAGCTCTGAGTGGTAAGCTGAACCCTCCAATCTGCGCCAATGCTACCGTTCCGGCTCAGGCTGCTTAGATTCCCGCAAGCGTAGGAACGAgttcgaaatttttttttctccttttttttctttccccctTTCTGACAAATAGATTTCAGgtcttattattttttgaatCCATTCAAGAAGTAATTTTGTTAGATGAATCCATACTATGTATGAAAATATCATTAGTTTTGATACttttgaaaacaaataaaatagtCTCAATTTTTGTCGTATTCTAATACCCTTCATCTTATAattatgtttgttgtttttCAATTAATTGTATCAACTGTTACAAAGACGAAATTCTCCTTTACAAACAGGAAATTTAACTTGTAATGGTCATTAAATTACCACACTCCCAACTAAAACTTTTATCTACATTACACTTCATCATTAGTTATGTCACATATCAAACTTTCTTATTTATTGTCAATATCCCTGTTAAAAAAGTACTTGCGGGAGAAGGAACGTTTTGCTTGTTCTTTGTGTTGCAGTGTActtaaaattaaggaaaaagaatagagaaaaaagagagaaaatcaaCTATCTCTGCCAATGAAGTTTAAACTAATGACAATAAACCGCTGTAGTCAAGAACAATCAGATATATAGGATTACTTGCAACCCATTGTTAATAAACACTACACCCAAAAGAATGCATATTGCTCATGTTCAAACAAAATGCATCTATTCAAGTAAAAAAACATTGCATCTTACTTCATATTAAGCAAATTTATTGCAATGCTAATgaactttttattttctatcctcTCATCTCTCCCCATATCTTTTTTGTCCCCAACTATCAGTCTCTAGATTCGACTTGAAGCCTTCCCATAATCATTGGGTCAACTTTAGTGATTGCAACATTATCGAACTTTTTCTCGCATAATAAGAAATAATAACCAAGATAAGCATGCATACAACTTCTACGCAAAGAATTACTTCCCCTTGGCAAAAAAAATTCAGGCCACCAAGTCCAAAGAAAAACATAAAGTGTTTGTTCATCTACTTTCACATGTACAAAGTTAACCCAATAACTAAACTCTCACAACTTGTGTGTCATTTACTATCAAGTTGAACAACGCACAGGTCTGGTAGGTAAATGAGTTTGCTGGGTGGGCAGTGGAGAAG comes from Coffea eugenioides isolate CCC68of unplaced genomic scaffold, Ceug_1.0 ScVebR1_2482;HRSCAF=3514, whole genome shotgun sequence and encodes:
- the LOC113756775 gene encoding polygalacturonase-like codes for the protein ASTILIPKGTFLLKEANLEGPCKAPVEIQIQGTIKAPEDPAQISKDKEWMTIIYVDQLTLSGGGTLDGQGAKAWTQNECRVKTECSKLPNTLSLNFVNNTVIRDLTSLNSKLFHVNLFGCNNITFQHFTITAPGDSPNTDGIHIGHSTGVVITDSNIGTGDDCISIGDGAKQVNISKVTCGPGHGISVGSLGRYDNELPVEGIFVTDCTISGTLNGVRVKSWPASKSGSATNMHFEGIIMQNVSNPVIIDQEYCPNNQCTNTAPSSVKIAQVSFKNITGTSATPAVVTLLCSKSIPCEGVEVADIDLAYNGNQGNVSSNCANVKPALSGKLNPPICANATVPAQAA